From a region of the Fibrobacter sp. UWB16 genome:
- a CDS encoding nitroreductase — MNTFEAIKTRRSTRKFKAQPVEIEKLKAIAEAGQFGPTGGNAQGNHFFVISDASVIAKLKELVQSAFAAMELREDLYKSLKNSITLSRKGNYSFCYTAPVLIVVANKKEYGNNMADVACAVENMMLAANELDLGSCYINQLKWLNEDPTLLAYLRGLGLKEDERVYASVAIGYADTESGLPNRAETPRTGNEVVFV, encoded by the coding sequence ATGAATACTTTTGAAGCTATCAAGACGCGTCGCAGCACGCGCAAGTTCAAGGCTCAGCCTGTTGAAATCGAAAAGTTGAAGGCCATCGCAGAAGCGGGGCAGTTTGGCCCCACGGGCGGTAACGCACAAGGTAATCACTTCTTTGTGATTTCGGATGCGTCGGTCATCGCAAAGCTCAAGGAACTTGTGCAGTCTGCATTTGCAGCGATGGAACTCCGCGAAGACCTTTACAAGAGCCTCAAGAACTCCATCACGCTTTCGCGCAAGGGCAATTATTCTTTCTGCTATACGGCGCCTGTGCTTATCGTGGTTGCGAACAAGAAGGAATACGGCAATAACATGGCCGATGTCGCCTGCGCTGTCGAAAACATGATGCTTGCCGCCAATGAGCTCGATCTTGGCAGTTGCTATATCAATCAGCTCAAGTGGCTGAACGAAGATCCGACGCTTCTCGCGTACTTGCGCGGCCTTGGCCTTAAGGAAGATGAACGCGTTTACGCTTCTGTTGCGATTGGCTATGCCGATACGGAATCGGGACTCCCGAACCGCGCGGAAACACCCCGCACAGGCAACGAAGTCGTGTTTGTGTAA
- a CDS encoding InlB B-repeat-containing protein — translation MIAICRVPAFAVVLLVTAISANAYTIKYNLNGGTNHPDNPTSYASGWESKLELKDPSREGYEFLGWYVVPKSDTLSTFIDFARIQGNWTSTVAYGLGSFTVEARWGLVPVTPKQDERGCYLIHTAEELYGIASVSKQIGDYSREHRYYFDGCISLQNDIVVNKKVLDENGNLSLEGYVSWIPIGFYGVFEGNGFKISGLVGENGLFEFVGNRYSWIHDISYVRNLGIEDSYFTGDLVGGIAGRIVGPMQLKNVYSNATVRSADMAGGLIGEVNILGDECPTAMISRASALTAKNIDSSNVVFVENAYSTGLVEGARASGIISEMDAAILKNVYFAGELKSKSPDCIVQKEGFACNGSKRVFEVENALCLDSKDTTVSKAVSLSKAQFADGTALEKLSAGENGSSWVQEVGSDEFPRLYNVQYGIHYVLNGGENSELNPHSYTKNDKAFALQNAVRDGDEFEGWFTDERFTRKVDSINTSLYGDWTLYAKWKSYFTINIDLNGGNRYKGNLEYENLMFPWSADSSTFVFERASRDGYEFEGWYTDTLFTNKITEVPAGNTEDVTVHAKWKMLDYTITYHLNGGVNDPENPTRFTVLDTGFVFKEPTREGAKFLYWGNSPLGYSVNRKIDKAKNYTLYAEWIPVPQKPKKNSKGCYLITTKEELYWLAELVNGGIEGMSGYETCASLQNDIVVNENVPKKFVDELDSMVYFNWKPFGIFEGTFAGNGHSISGLLVDDYCGNEEYYGGLFDEVWGENTVTGVTVKNTYTMRYGYIDSLRITGDRMALPSVAVKSGWQMDVHGKRLAFSGLVAGRPLLVMDVQGRVLQRLTTEPSMAVELPKLGRFFIRYGNETRAVTIR, via the coding sequence ATGATTGCAATTTGTAGAGTGCCCGCTTTTGCAGTTGTATTGCTTGTGACGGCCATTTCGGCAAATGCCTATACCATCAAGTACAACTTGAATGGGGGTACAAATCATCCGGACAACCCGACGAGTTATGCATCGGGTTGGGAATCCAAGCTGGAATTGAAGGACCCTTCCCGCGAGGGCTATGAATTTTTAGGGTGGTATGTTGTTCCTAAATCGGATACGCTCTCTACTTTCATAGATTTTGCGAGGATCCAAGGGAATTGGACGTCTACGGTTGCTTATGGTCTCGGTAGTTTCACTGTAGAGGCGAGATGGGGGCTTGTTCCTGTAACCCCGAAACAAGATGAACGCGGCTGCTACCTTATCCATACCGCCGAAGAACTTTACGGCATTGCTTCTGTTTCCAAGCAGATTGGTGATTATTCTAGAGAACACCGTTATTATTTTGATGGTTGTATTTCGCTCCAGAATGATATTGTCGTAAATAAAAAGGTTCTGGACGAAAATGGAAATCTATCGTTAGAGGGTTATGTATCGTGGATTCCGATTGGATTCTATGGTGTATTTGAAGGTAACGGGTTCAAGATATCTGGGCTAGTTGGTGAAAACGGTTTGTTTGAATTTGTTGGCAATCGTTATTCTTGGATTCACGATATTAGCTATGTAAGGAATTTGGGCATAGAGGATTCTTACTTTACGGGCGATTTAGTGGGCGGCATTGCGGGCCGTATTGTAGGTCCGATGCAGCTGAAGAATGTTTATTCGAATGCGACAGTCCGTTCTGCAGATATGGCCGGTGGTTTGATTGGTGAAGTCAATATTTTGGGCGATGAGTGCCCGACGGCGATGATTTCCCGTGCTTCTGCATTGACGGCAAAAAATATTGATTCATCAAATGTTGTCTTTGTTGAAAACGCGTACAGCACGGGGCTTGTTGAAGGTGCGCGTGCTAGTGGAATCATTTCGGAAATGGATGCCGCCATCTTGAAAAATGTTTATTTCGCAGGTGAGCTGAAAAGCAAGTCTCCGGATTGCATTGTGCAGAAAGAGGGCTTTGCCTGCAACGGAAGCAAACGCGTTTTTGAAGTGGAGAACGCTTTATGCCTAGATTCCAAGGATACGACGGTCTCGAAGGCGGTATCGCTTAGCAAGGCGCAGTTTGCAGATGGAACGGCTTTGGAAAAACTTTCGGCAGGCGAAAACGGTTCTAGCTGGGTCCAAGAAGTGGGCTCCGATGAGTTCCCTCGCCTTTATAACGTTCAATACGGAATACACTATGTGCTGAATGGCGGCGAGAATAGTGAGTTGAATCCGCATAGCTATACGAAAAATGACAAGGCGTTCGCATTACAAAATGCTGTGCGGGATGGCGACGAATTCGAAGGCTGGTTTACAGATGAACGCTTTACGCGAAAGGTCGATTCCATAAATACTAGCCTTTATGGCGACTGGACGCTTTACGCCAAGTGGAAAAGTTACTTTACCATCAATATCGACTTGAATGGCGGCAATCGCTATAAAGGGAATCTCGAATACGAAAATCTGATGTTCCCGTGGTCTGCGGATTCTTCGACATTTGTATTTGAGAGAGCTTCGCGCGACGGGTATGAATTTGAGGGCTGGTATACGGATACCCTCTTTACGAATAAGATTACGGAAGTTCCTGCCGGGAATACAGAAGATGTTACGGTGCATGCCAAGTGGAAAATGCTGGATTACACGATAACGTACCATTTGAACGGAGGTGTCAATGATCCAGAAAATCCAACTCGGTTTACGGTTCTTGATACTGGCTTTGTCTTTAAGGAACCGACACGAGAGGGTGCAAAATTCTTGTATTGGGGTAACAGTCCACTCGGGTATTCTGTGAATCGAAAAATAGATAAAGCAAAAAATTATACTTTGTACGCAGAATGGATTCCGGTCCCGCAAAAACCGAAAAAGAATTCGAAGGGGTGCTATCTTATTACGACTAAGGAAGAACTGTATTGGCTTGCTGAACTCGTCAATGGAGGAATAGAGGGGATGAGTGGTTATGAAACATGCGCCTCCCTCCAGAACGATATTGTCGTTAATGAAAATGTGCCGAAGAAATTTGTAGATGAACTTGACAGTATGGTTTACTTTAACTGGAAACCATTTGGGATTTTTGAAGGAACGTTTGCTGGGAACGGTCATTCTATTTCGGGTTTATTGGTGGATGATTATTGTGGCAATGAAGAATATTATGGAGGATTATTTGATGAAGTGTGGGGCGAAAATACAGTAACGGGTGTTACGGTTAAGAACACGTATACTATGCGTTATGGCTATATAGACAGCCTCCGGATTACAGGGGATCGCATGGCTCTTCCGAGTGTCGCTGTAAAGAGTGGCTGGCAAATGGATGTTCACGGGAAACGCTTGGCGTTCTCTGGGCTTGTTGCAGGTCGCCCGCTCCTTGTGATGGATGTGCAGGGCCGTGTTTTGCAACGTTTGACGACTGAGCCTTCGATGGCTGTAGAATTGCCGAAACTGGGCCGCTTCTTCATCCGCTACGGGAACGAGACCAGGGCTGTTACGATTCGCTGA
- the folE gene encoding GTP cyclohydrolase I FolE codes for MMDFKKMEDGFRMILEGMGEDPNREGLIDTPKRVAKMYAELMTSLTGEMKAEDILKTRFHEKYDEMIIVPDIEFASMCEHHFLPFTGKAHVAYIPGDCVVGLSKIPRVVEFYARFPQIQERMTRQIAELIQKVLQPKGVAVVLEASHMCMTMRGVKKPGAMMVTTQLLGRFKTDEKTRAEFMSRIYAPR; via the coding sequence ATGATGGATTTTAAGAAAATGGAAGACGGCTTCCGGATGATTCTGGAAGGCATGGGCGAAGACCCGAACCGTGAAGGCCTTATCGATACGCCGAAGCGTGTTGCTAAGATGTACGCTGAGCTCATGACAAGCCTTACGGGCGAAATGAAGGCCGAAGACATCCTCAAGACGCGTTTCCACGAAAAGTACGACGAAATGATCATCGTGCCGGATATCGAGTTCGCGAGCATGTGCGAACACCATTTTCTGCCGTTTACGGGCAAGGCTCACGTGGCCTACATCCCGGGTGATTGCGTAGTCGGTCTTTCGAAAATCCCGCGCGTTGTGGAATTTTATGCCCGCTTCCCGCAGATTCAGGAACGCATGACGCGCCAGATTGCGGAACTCATCCAGAAAGTGCTCCAGCCGAAGGGCGTTGCCGTGGTTCTCGAAGCCTCGCACATGTGCATGACAATGCGCGGTGTGAAAAAGCCGGGAGCCATGATGGTCACGACGCAGCTCCTCGGACGCTTCAAGACGGACGAAAAGACTCGCGCCGAATTCATGTCCCGCATCTACGCCCCGCGTTAG
- a CDS encoding esterase: MKSKIFKGVILASAIAFINCGDDSATSPLSSTGDISSSSIEATAESSSSEVAPVESSSSEIAPTSSSEIAPASSSDVAPASSADAPSSSSDVLSSSSDVASSSSVAQSSSSSEKSPESSSAKVESSSSAEAPKGIFLASGKEEEKDQLKVVYKTNTGWDNKGILAYPEQLSSDQKHGVVVWGPGGGTEPGAYEGMIRRLASHGFVVIALSVSPGDATQATKAIDWLENKNKDSNDPFYQKLELTKVGCSGHSMGGLESEQAAIKDKRVFTAFLNNSGDKNGGVIKNFPKEKTAAVLYGEVGMEKPNAIKDYETATDIKSCLIEMTGGPKNNSEGGYGHGSGSWDGMAATIAWMRWQLGGENERQADFVGTTGKYIDGSIIGKQGKWKTQCKNF; encoded by the coding sequence ATGAAATCAAAGATTTTTAAGGGTGTGATTTTGGCAAGTGCCATTGCCTTTATCAACTGCGGGGACGATTCTGCAACTTCTCCGTTATCGTCTACTGGCGATATTTCTTCATCAAGCATAGAAGCCACGGCTGAAAGTTCTAGCTCTGAAGTGGCGCCTGTCGAAAGCTCTTCTAGCGAGATTGCGCCGACGTCTAGCTCCGAAATTGCGCCTGCATCGAGTTCCGATGTAGCTCCGGCTAGTTCCGCGGATGCTCCGAGCAGCTCCTCTGATGTGCTGTCTAGCTCAAGCGACGTGGCCTCAAGTTCTTCCGTGGCGCAGTCGAGTTCCAGTTCTGAGAAATCTCCGGAATCTAGCTCTGCAAAGGTGGAATCCAGCTCCAGTGCCGAAGCCCCGAAGGGCATCTTCCTCGCGAGCGGCAAGGAAGAAGAAAAGGACCAGCTGAAGGTCGTTTACAAGACAAATACGGGTTGGGATAATAAGGGTATTTTAGCTTATCCGGAACAGCTTTCCAGCGACCAGAAGCACGGCGTTGTCGTGTGGGGGCCGGGCGGTGGTACAGAACCGGGCGCATACGAAGGTATGATTCGCAGACTCGCTTCGCATGGTTTTGTCGTGATTGCCTTGAGCGTTTCTCCGGGCGATGCAACGCAGGCGACCAAGGCGATTGACTGGCTCGAAAACAAGAACAAGGATTCCAACGACCCGTTCTACCAGAAGCTTGAATTGACGAAGGTCGGTTGCTCCGGGCATTCGATGGGTGGCTTGGAATCGGAACAGGCTGCTATCAAGGACAAGCGCGTGTTTACCGCATTCCTCAACAATAGCGGTGACAAGAATGGCGGTGTCATCAAGAATTTCCCGAAAGAAAAGACGGCCGCAGTGCTCTATGGCGAAGTCGGCATGGAAAAGCCGAACGCCATCAAGGATTACGAAACGGCAACGGATATCAAGTCTTGCCTGATCGAAATGACGGGCGGTCCGAAGAACAATTCCGAAGGCGGTTACGGTCACGGTTCCGGATCTTGGGACGGCATGGCGGCAACGATTGCCTGGATGCGCTGGCAGCTCGGTGGCGAAAACGAACGTCAGGCCGATTTTGTGGGTACGACCGGCAAGTATATCGATGGGAGCATCATCGGTAAGCAGGGCAAATGGAAAACCCAATGTAAGAATTTCTAA
- a CDS encoding esterase, protein MKSKLLKTVVLASSLVFLNCGDDAVTSAMGDYSNTISSSSAEEVQPGTSSDSQGTAGTEISSSSAVQQNNDAILPGSSASVEAGSSATVPGSSADVGPQAGSSSAVASGAESSADVAASSSSDDKCLASSLPNACGDAPASSSATAPAVSSSSVSAPAVSSSSSEKKVESSSSEAAKPKGIFLAEGKEEEKDLMRVVYKTNTGWDGAGILAYPEQLSKDQKHGIVVWGPGGGTAPSAYEGMIRRLASHGFVVIALKESPGNASQAINALDWMDRQNKDRNSPLYDKLDMNVVGCSGHSMGGLESEQAVIKDKRVLTAFLNNSGDWGGAGAKNVATDRSIAILFGEVGMEKDNAKNDYNNRDVKAPACLIEMTGGPRNGEGGYGHGSGSWDGMAATVAWMRWHLGGEDFRKADFVGNSGKYIDGNIIGKQGKWKTQCKNF, encoded by the coding sequence ATGAAATCTAAACTCTTAAAAACTGTGGTGTTGGCCAGTTCATTGGTCTTCCTGAATTGCGGTGACGATGCTGTCACATCTGCAATGGGTGACTACTCTAACACGATCTCGTCTAGCTCTGCTGAAGAAGTTCAGCCGGGCACGAGCTCTGATTCTCAGGGTACTGCTGGCACAGAAATTTCTAGCTCTAGTGCTGTTCAGCAGAATAACGATGCAATTCTGCCAGGTTCCAGCGCTTCTGTTGAAGCTGGCTCCAGTGCAACTGTTCCGGGTTCCAGTGCGGATGTTGGGCCGCAGGCAGGATCCAGCAGTGCAGTGGCTTCGGGCGCAGAATCCTCTGCTGATGTTGCTGCAAGCTCTAGCTCCGATGACAAGTGCTTGGCTTCTAGCTTGCCGAACGCCTGCGGTGACGCTCCGGCATCGAGCTCTGCTACCGCACCGGCTGTAAGTTCCAGCTCGGTGAGTGCTCCTGCTGTAAGCTCCTCTAGCTCCGAAAAGAAGGTCGAATCTAGCTCGAGCGAAGCTGCAAAGCCAAAGGGTATTTTCCTTGCCGAAGGCAAGGAAGAAGAAAAGGACCTGATGAGGGTTGTCTACAAGACGAATACTGGTTGGGATGGCGCTGGCATTCTTGCCTATCCGGAACAGCTTTCCAAGGACCAGAAGCATGGTATTGTCGTATGGGGACCAGGTGGCGGTACTGCACCGAGTGCATACGAGGGCATGATTCGCAGGCTTGCGTCGCATGGCTTTGTGGTGATTGCGCTTAAGGAATCTCCGGGTAATGCATCCCAGGCGATCAATGCTCTTGACTGGATGGATCGGCAGAACAAGGACCGCAATAGCCCGCTTTACGACAAGCTTGACATGAATGTTGTCGGTTGCTCCGGGCACTCCATGGGCGGTCTCGAATCCGAACAGGCCGTTATCAAGGATAAGCGCGTGCTCACGGCGTTCCTCAACAACAGCGGTGACTGGGGTGGTGCCGGTGCAAAGAATGTTGCAACGGATCGATCGATTGCGATCCTGTTCGGTGAAGTCGGCATGGAAAAGGATAATGCCAAGAATGACTACAACAATCGCGATGTCAAGGCTCCCGCCTGCCTGATTGAAATGACGGGTGGCCCGCGTAACGGCGAAGGTGGTTATGGTCATGGTTCCGGCTCTTGGGACGGCATGGCGGCAACCGTTGCTTGGATGCGTTGGCACCTCGGTGGTGAAGACTTCCGCAAGGCGGATTTCGTAGGCAATAGTGGCAAGTATATTGATGGCAACATCATCGGTAAGCAGGGAAAATGGAAGACCCAGTGCAAGAACTTCTAA
- the glgA gene encoding glycogen synthase, protein MNAAILTNEFPPEIYGGAGIHVKFLSQELSKLCHIEARCFGAQNDDADNIRAIGFSQKLEHNPADERFKKILKPLDINLQWMSSLKDIDVIHCHTWYSHFGGVVASRLLQCPLILTTHSLEPHRPWKAEQLGDGGYNMSCWIERTAYEAADGVIAVSEGMKRDVMKLYGVPEDRVKVIYNGIDPDFYKPTFDEEILKKWGVDPKRPFVLFVGRITRQKGISQLIQAIPQIDKNAQVVLCAGAPDTQELADECKRLIEEVQKTRDGVVWIQDAVPHTELRVLYSHATVFATPSLYEPFGIINLEAMSCGTPVVGSAVGGIPEIIVDGETGYLVPLKPVSEKIFEPADPKAFQTDFANKLNKILENPELAKKMGEVSRKRAIDVFSWKTIAKQTFDFYQECIERYKREGKRV, encoded by the coding sequence ATGAACGCTGCTATCCTTACTAATGAGTTTCCGCCAGAAATCTATGGCGGTGCAGGTATCCACGTCAAGTTCTTGAGCCAAGAACTTTCCAAGCTCTGCCACATCGAAGCACGTTGCTTTGGTGCGCAGAATGACGATGCAGACAATATCCGAGCCATTGGTTTTAGCCAGAAGCTAGAACATAATCCGGCTGATGAACGTTTCAAGAAAATCTTGAAGCCGCTTGATATTAATTTGCAGTGGATGTCCTCGCTTAAGGATATCGATGTGATTCATTGCCATACGTGGTACAGCCATTTCGGTGGCGTGGTCGCAAGTCGCCTTTTGCAGTGCCCGCTGATTTTGACGACGCACTCGCTCGAACCGCACCGTCCGTGGAAAGCGGAACAGCTCGGTGACGGCGGCTATAACATGAGCTGCTGGATTGAACGCACCGCTTACGAAGCCGCAGACGGCGTGATTGCAGTGAGCGAGGGCATGAAGCGCGATGTGATGAAGCTTTACGGCGTGCCGGAAGATCGTGTGAAGGTTATCTACAATGGTATTGATCCGGACTTTTACAAGCCGACGTTTGACGAAGAAATCTTGAAGAAGTGGGGCGTGGATCCGAAGCGACCGTTCGTGCTTTTTGTGGGCCGCATTACGCGCCAGAAGGGCATCAGCCAGCTCATTCAGGCTATCCCGCAAATCGATAAGAACGCCCAGGTAGTGCTTTGCGCCGGTGCGCCGGATACGCAGGAACTTGCCGACGAATGCAAGCGCTTGATTGAAGAAGTCCAGAAGACACGTGATGGAGTCGTGTGGATTCAGGATGCTGTGCCGCATACGGAACTTCGCGTGCTCTACAGCCATGCAACCGTGTTTGCAACGCCGTCTCTTTATGAACCGTTCGGCATCATCAATCTCGAAGCCATGAGCTGCGGAACGCCTGTTGTGGGCAGCGCTGTTGGTGGTATTCCGGAAATCATCGTCGATGGCGAAACGGGTTACCTCGTGCCGCTCAAGCCGGTTTCCGAAAAGATTTTTGAACCGGCAGACCCGAAGGCTTTCCAGACGGACTTTGCGAACAAGCTCAACAAGATTCTTGAGAATCCGGAACTTGCAAAGAAGATGGGCGAAGTCAGCCGCAAGCGCGCCATTGACGTGTTCAGCTGGAAGACGATTGCCAAGCAGACATTCGACTTCTATCAGGAATGCATCGAACGCTACAAGCGTGAAGGCAAACGCGTTTAA
- a CDS encoding thioredoxin family protein, with product MFAASVLAQEFNMNNMPPPEASMHYSLGALTKGSSVTVDITIPDNWHVNANVAADEFLKPSSIEIAAQGIHFGEPKWPEPIKEYSEALDLENLVFKGHFQITLPIENVDADYDSLTTQAIFHYQACDNSICLAPSQVTFGVGPVGFNKKRASRDDAGNMHGSATSTDANGNATGNVINAPSAAGNATEGAAGTFILLLSALFGGLILNLMPCVLPVLSLKLFSLIKQAGESRKRLLVLGTSTTLGILASFWALAGIVAAVKAGGGNAGWGMQFQSAGFIAFMVVILSAFAMSFFGVFEIWLPGSATTKMDKAGRKQGFWGAFFTGSLLVLLSTPCSAPFLGTAMGFAFTASTPVLFLFFTAAGVGLALPYMLVSTFPKILKVFPKPGAWMVTLQKIMGVLLLGTVVWLLWVVHEQAGNVGVGIFAAISLLSIAMSFAIGNIAPPGVAFFREVLSVGGAVVILAIIWFAFASPKFEAEVDAIFKARSVQLVTEDGWYRYTPELIEEFAKSGRTVFIDATADWCLTCKANEAAVLNRDDFKRAMDSLNVARVKADWTRETPEVTALLRSMGKSGVPAYAIYPAGDASKQIVLPELLTTSAIVEKIVTSY from the coding sequence TTGTTTGCAGCGTCGGTCCTTGCGCAAGAATTCAACATGAACAACATGCCCCCTCCGGAAGCAAGCATGCACTATTCCCTCGGGGCACTCACAAAAGGTTCAAGCGTTACCGTTGACATCACCATTCCCGACAACTGGCACGTGAATGCAAATGTCGCAGCCGATGAATTTTTGAAGCCGTCGTCTATCGAAATTGCAGCCCAGGGGATTCACTTCGGAGAACCCAAGTGGCCAGAACCCATCAAGGAATATAGCGAGGCTTTGGACCTTGAGAACCTTGTATTCAAGGGACATTTCCAGATTACGCTCCCTATAGAAAATGTTGACGCCGATTACGACAGCCTCACGACACAGGCGATATTCCATTACCAGGCCTGCGACAATTCCATTTGCCTTGCACCATCGCAAGTGACATTTGGAGTGGGACCAGTGGGGTTTAACAAGAAACGAGCTTCGCGAGATGACGCTGGGAATATGCACGGGAGCGCCACTAGCACAGACGCCAACGGAAACGCAACCGGGAATGTCATCAATGCGCCGAGCGCCGCAGGGAATGCGACAGAAGGCGCTGCCGGGACATTCATATTGCTTTTGTCGGCTCTGTTCGGAGGCTTAATTCTGAACTTGATGCCGTGCGTGCTGCCGGTGCTTTCGCTAAAGCTTTTCAGCTTGATCAAGCAGGCTGGCGAAAGCCGCAAGCGACTGCTCGTACTCGGGACTTCGACAACGCTCGGGATTCTCGCGAGCTTCTGGGCGCTCGCCGGGATTGTTGCCGCCGTCAAAGCCGGCGGCGGGAATGCAGGCTGGGGCATGCAATTCCAGAGCGCTGGATTCATCGCGTTCATGGTCGTGATTCTGAGCGCTTTTGCCATGAGCTTTTTTGGAGTCTTTGAAATCTGGCTTCCTGGAAGTGCCACGACCAAGATGGACAAAGCCGGGCGCAAGCAGGGCTTTTGGGGTGCGTTTTTCACAGGCTCACTCCTCGTGCTTTTGAGCACACCGTGCTCCGCACCGTTTCTCGGCACGGCGATGGGTTTTGCTTTTACCGCATCGACCCCTGTGCTGTTCTTGTTTTTCACAGCAGCAGGCGTCGGGCTTGCGCTCCCCTACATGCTCGTGAGTACATTCCCGAAAATCCTGAAAGTTTTCCCAAAGCCGGGCGCTTGGATGGTCACGCTCCAGAAAATCATGGGCGTTCTTTTGCTCGGTACCGTCGTATGGCTCCTGTGGGTCGTGCATGAACAGGCCGGAAACGTCGGCGTCGGCATCTTCGCCGCCATTTCGCTCTTGAGCATCGCCATGAGCTTTGCAATCGGGAACATCGCCCCGCCGGGCGTCGCGTTTTTTCGCGAAGTGCTCTCCGTTGGAGGCGCCGTTGTAATCCTTGCCATCATCTGGTTTGCATTTGCATCACCAAAGTTCGAAGCCGAAGTCGATGCGATTTTCAAGGCAAGGTCAGTACAGCTCGTCACCGAAGATGGCTGGTACCGCTACACGCCGGAACTCATCGAAGAATTTGCAAAGTCTGGCCGTACCGTATTCATTGACGCGACCGCCGACTGGTGCCTCACCTGCAAGGCAAACGAAGCAGCCGTCCTCAACCGCGATGATTTCAAGCGCGCGATGGACAGCTTGAACGTTGCCCGCGTCAAGGCCGACTGGACCCGCGAAACGCCCGAAGTCACCGCACTCCTGCGCAGCATGGGCAAGTCCGGAGTGCCCGCCTACGCGATCTACCCCGCCGGCGATGCAAGCAAGCAAATCGTACTCCCGGAACTCCTCACCACAAGCGCAATCGTGGAGAAGATTGTAACTAGTTACTAG
- a CDS encoding RNA polymerase sigma factor has translation MQTVVCKISKFDKFVKNFHKLISQKEVENIGNKTFMSYTGFLCNRPPNWVGSVWEKYSYRIYKLCLQKCGTKEDADDLFQEVALRFCKKAGELKYGSHLLPWFNTVLLHCHYSEYRKKVTNREVPLSCLCEPKASYDGDDDDDAFALPDGNVSVDDVMTEYSVLLQALNPMEKMIVELSVVGGLRVCDLSQLFGLSKGSITKRRMAAYQKMREKMMSQKDRLKMITGRDATLREIIEYAG, from the coding sequence TTGCAAACGGTTGTTTGCAAAATTTCCAAATTCGATAAATTTGTTAAAAATTTTCATAAATTAATCTCGCAAAAAGAAGTAGAAAATATCGGAAATAAAACATTTATGTCATATACGGGATTCCTTTGTAACCGTCCCCCGAATTGGGTAGGGTCTGTCTGGGAAAAATATTCCTACAGAATATACAAATTGTGCCTGCAAAAGTGTGGGACTAAAGAAGATGCAGACGACTTGTTTCAGGAGGTTGCGCTTCGCTTTTGCAAAAAGGCCGGGGAGCTGAAGTACGGATCCCATCTGTTGCCATGGTTCAATACCGTGCTTTTGCATTGCCATTACAGCGAATACCGCAAAAAAGTCACTAACCGCGAAGTTCCGCTATCTTGCCTTTGCGAGCCCAAGGCCAGTTACGACGGGGATGACGACGATGATGCTTTTGCGCTACCCGATGGAAACGTAAGCGTAGATGATGTCATGACGGAGTATTCCGTTTTGCTTCAGGCACTAAATCCGATGGAGAAAATGATTGTCGAACTTTCGGTTGTCGGTGGGCTTCGTGTCTGTGATTTGAGCCAGTTGTTCGGGCTATCTAAGGGGAGCATAACCAAGCGCCGGATGGCGGCGTATCAAAAAATGCGTGAAAAAATGATGTCGCAGAAAGATCGGCTCAAGATGATAACGGGCCGGGACGCCACATTGCGGGAAATTATTGAATATGCAGGTTGA